The following are encoded in a window of Variovorax paradoxus genomic DNA:
- a CDS encoding S26 family signal peptidase translates to MTPRLLFACMGVGLTALCAPAVMPVVTRDRVFVVYNPSDSVPRGWYRIGRMESAASLHVGRIVLARLPADAAAFAAQRGYLPAGVPILKRIGALAPQSVCVRNQLVQIDGTVVVSVRTQDGAFRPLQAWTQCRALAVGELFLLGDTNPASFDSRYFGPISASAVLGVARPLWTWSAP, encoded by the coding sequence ATGACGCCGCGCCTGCTCTTCGCCTGCATGGGCGTCGGCTTGACTGCGCTGTGCGCGCCGGCCGTCATGCCGGTGGTGACACGCGACCGCGTGTTCGTGGTCTACAACCCGAGCGATAGCGTGCCGCGGGGTTGGTATCGCATCGGCCGCATGGAGAGCGCAGCCTCGCTGCACGTCGGCCGCATCGTGCTGGCACGGCTTCCGGCCGACGCGGCCGCCTTCGCGGCACAGCGCGGCTACTTGCCGGCCGGCGTGCCGATCCTCAAGCGCATCGGCGCCCTCGCGCCGCAATCCGTGTGTGTTCGGAACCAGCTTGTGCAGATCGACGGAACCGTGGTGGTGAGCGTACGGACGCAAGACGGCGCGTTTCGCCCATTGCAAGCTTGGACGCAGTGCCGTGCCCTCGCAGTGGGCGAGTTGTTCCTGCTGGGCGACACGAACCCGGCGTCCTTCGACAGCCGGTATTTCGGACCCATCTCCGCTTCGGCTGTGCTCGGCGTCGCGCGGCCCTTGTGGACATGGAGTGCGCCATGA
- a CDS encoding DUF3363 domain-containing protein, with product MSQVLKEVSKAGAKASGQRAGRPASTFGRGRVAAGMAVGRLGVHARRVVIKARFVVLRNAGANSVSTHLRYIERDGVTRDGQRGQAYGPDTDAADVQAFEERGRGDRHQFRFIVSAEDAVDLEDLRGFTRQLMQRMAVDLETPLDWVAVDHWDTDNPHTHIVLNGRTAGKEDLVIAPDYMAHGMRMRASEISTEWLGPRTETEIRQSLQREVAQQRLTGLDRALLRQAVADTVDLTGRPEDRQRQNLLRARLQRLEAMALAERVDANRWRLAPDMARILTAMGEREEALDTMRRALKGQQRECVLNGASAVPVIGRIVAKGLADELQDRGYLVVDGIDGRAHYLNLPPGTDLPALPVDGIVETKPPGRERTVDRTIAAVAQDGIYKTVDHLARLEQAADRDPQATVNVHVRRLEALRRSGVVARVAEGVWRVPPDLVQQAQQHDARKGTGPTIELHSHLPIDQQVRAIGATWLDGQLIGEGGGVAAQGFGAQVREAMRGRADFLVEQGLAERRGQRMVLSRNLLSTLRDRELSAVGKSLQDQTGKTYRPLRDGGRASGVYRRSIQLASGRFAMLHEGMAFSLVPWRPVIEQRLGQHVSATMRGESVTWNLGRRHGLSV from the coding sequence GTGTCCCAGGTCCTCAAGGAAGTCTCGAAGGCCGGCGCCAAGGCCTCCGGCCAGCGGGCAGGGCGGCCCGCGTCGACCTTTGGCCGGGGCCGCGTTGCGGCCGGCATGGCAGTCGGTCGCCTGGGCGTGCATGCCCGGCGCGTGGTCATCAAGGCCCGCTTTGTGGTGCTCCGGAACGCCGGCGCGAACTCGGTTTCCACCCACCTTCGATACATCGAGCGCGATGGAGTCACACGCGACGGGCAGCGCGGCCAGGCCTACGGGCCCGACACCGATGCCGCCGACGTCCAGGCCTTCGAGGAGCGGGGCAGGGGAGACCGCCACCAGTTTCGCTTCATCGTCTCGGCCGAGGACGCGGTCGACCTGGAAGACCTGCGCGGCTTCACCCGACAACTGATGCAGCGCATGGCGGTGGATCTGGAGACGCCGCTGGACTGGGTGGCCGTCGATCACTGGGACACGGACAACCCGCATACCCACATCGTCCTGAACGGCCGGACCGCCGGCAAGGAAGATCTGGTGATCGCGCCGGACTACATGGCACATGGGATGCGCATGCGCGCGAGCGAGATCTCCACCGAATGGCTGGGTCCGCGTACCGAGACCGAGATCAGGCAGAGCCTGCAGCGCGAAGTCGCGCAGCAGCGGCTTACCGGCCTGGACCGGGCCTTGTTGCGCCAGGCCGTGGCCGATACCGTCGACCTGACGGGCCGGCCCGAAGACCGGCAACGCCAGAACCTGCTGCGGGCGCGGCTGCAGCGGCTCGAAGCCATGGCGCTGGCCGAGCGGGTTGATGCCAATCGCTGGCGGCTGGCGCCGGACATGGCGCGCATCTTGACTGCGATGGGCGAGCGCGAGGAGGCACTGGACACCATGCGCCGGGCACTCAAGGGCCAGCAGCGCGAATGTGTCCTGAATGGCGCGTCGGCCGTTCCCGTCATTGGCCGCATCGTGGCCAAGGGTCTGGCCGACGAGTTGCAAGACCGCGGCTATCTGGTGGTCGATGGTATCGACGGCCGGGCGCATTACCTGAACCTGCCGCCCGGCACCGATCTGCCGGCGCTGCCGGTGGACGGCATCGTTGAGACAAAGCCGCCGGGGCGGGAGCGCACTGTGGACCGCACCATCGCGGCAGTCGCCCAGGATGGCATCTACAAGACCGTCGACCATCTGGCCCGACTGGAGCAGGCGGCGGACCGCGACCCGCAGGCGACCGTCAATGTGCACGTGCGGCGGCTCGAGGCACTGCGCCGCAGCGGTGTCGTGGCGCGCGTGGCCGAAGGCGTCTGGCGGGTGCCGCCGGACCTGGTGCAGCAAGCTCAGCAGCATGATGCACGGAAAGGAACGGGCCCCACCATCGAATTGCACTCACACCTTCCCATCGACCAGCAGGTGCGTGCCATCGGTGCGACCTGGCTGGACGGGCAATTGATCGGGGAGGGCGGTGGGGTGGCAGCGCAGGGCTTTGGCGCGCAGGTACGCGAGGCGATGCGCGGCCGCGCGGATTTCCTCGTCGAGCAGGGATTGGCCGAACGTCGAGGTCAGCGCATGGTGTTGTCGCGTAACTTGTTGTCCACCTTGCGTGACCGTGAACTGTCGGCTGTGGGGAAGTCTCTGCAAGACCAGACCGGCAAGACCTACCGGCCACTGCGGGATGGTGGGCGTGCCAGCGGTGTTTACCGTCGCTCCATCCAGCTCGCCAGCGGGCGCTTCGCCATGCTCCACGAGGGGATGGCGTTCAGCCTGGTGCCATGGCGACCGGTGATAGAGCAGCGATTGGGGCAGCATGTATCAGCCACCATGCGTGGGGAATCTGTCACTTGGAACCTGGGGCGGCGGCACGGCCTGTCGGTCTAG
- a CDS encoding LysR substrate-binding domain-containing protein gives MKPVTRRIDSYSIRLFVAAARAGSIVRAAAAENIAPSALSRRIADLEHAFETPLFVRSPRGIALTDAGRLVLARGERLDDELQALLREVQSEGGEVRGRVRLHANMSSVIGFLPERLHRFMEAYPGVEVALHEEDTRDVLRACLDDRADVGVGVDVAVPAGMDSWRFASDPLLVVLPSGHELADLQAVTFARALEYPLVGIHQGGAMDRSLNERAAALGKHFNPKVTVSSFDAVCRMVEAGLGIAVVPRSAVTAYAGADRFARRPLAEEWADRVLNIYALRKTPQPRAVAALIESLQG, from the coding sequence ATGAAGCCCGTGACCCGTCGAATCGATTCCTACAGCATCAGATTGTTCGTGGCGGCGGCCCGGGCCGGCTCCATCGTGCGTGCCGCTGCCGCGGAAAACATCGCACCTTCGGCATTGAGCCGCAGGATCGCGGATCTGGAGCATGCATTCGAGACGCCGCTGTTCGTGCGCTCGCCGCGTGGCATTGCGCTGACCGACGCGGGCCGGCTGGTGCTGGCGCGGGGCGAACGCCTCGACGACGAACTCCAGGCCTTGCTGCGCGAGGTGCAGAGCGAAGGCGGCGAAGTGCGGGGCAGGGTGCGCCTTCACGCCAACATGTCCTCCGTGATCGGGTTCCTGCCCGAGCGCCTGCACCGCTTCATGGAGGCATACCCGGGCGTGGAGGTCGCCCTGCACGAGGAAGACACGCGCGACGTGCTGCGCGCCTGCCTGGACGACCGGGCCGATGTCGGCGTGGGTGTCGACGTCGCGGTGCCGGCGGGCATGGATTCATGGCGCTTTGCCTCCGACCCGTTGCTCGTGGTGCTTCCCTCGGGGCATGAGTTGGCGGACCTGCAGGCCGTCACGTTTGCGCGTGCCCTCGAATATCCTTTGGTGGGCATTCACCAGGGCGGCGCGATGGACCGGTCCCTGAATGAACGCGCCGCGGCATTGGGCAAGCACTTCAACCCGAAGGTGACGGTCAGCAGCTTCGATGCCGTCTGCCGCATGGTGGAGGCAGGCCTCGGCATCGCCGTGGTGCCTCGAAGTGCCGTGACGGCCTATGCGGGGGCCGACCGCTTTGCCAGGCGCCCGCTGGCGGAAGAGTGGGCCGACCGCGTCCTGAACATCTACGCCCTGCGCAAGACGCCGCAGCCTCGCGCAGTTGCGGCGCTCATCGAGAGCCTGCAAGGGTAA
- a CDS encoding aconitase family protein — translation MPASTPAAPSAESIRFEPRILFLSCSARMVELGLQGEPLELADALPLRDDVSTDEITPLPILTHYDDQLGRYPYTGLKAGEACPIDTDAIRESGIEVVVAGRRYGKGSSREHSPTAEKAAGVRLVIAESFERLYRQNADNIGLFTSTDFGLVARIRAGEAIPIEDLVAGRDALATMILRSGGLLRFGQRFMRDIRVPPEAQDARPRTLFEKIVARHALATELTQAHPAPGDGAFVRADLRFIHEYYTGMAAHMLHATFGRPLVLHDADSIVVFEDHTSYVAESPAHVRGGLVPNVHRMVEAQREFVAAYGLRSHRTLTEEQAAMDDGTNVAGISHAMVAEHYALPGQLVVGTDSHTPHSGALGCVAFGVGTTDMANAFVTGAVRLTVPQSLRIVLDGSLAPGVTAKDVVLHLLALPLVRDGGGVGKVFEFTGEVVRRMTTDERATLTNMTAELGGFTGLVAPDAETVRFLRERRGIDFEVEPWMHSDDGAVYARTLHVDCTQIPPMVAAPGDPGNGLPLASVGQRVPIDIAYGGSCTAGKREDFDHYHAVLRWAADRGLKVAPGVDLYLQFGTTAVRDHCIAAGYMDAFERVGARMLQPSCGACGNCGPGGSVRADQVTVSAINRNFPGRGGPGKVWLASPPTVAASAIAGELVSFAELQARHP, via the coding sequence ATGCCAGCCTCCACGCCAGCCGCCCCAAGCGCCGAAAGCATCCGGTTCGAGCCGCGCATTCTCTTCCTGAGCTGTTCCGCACGCATGGTCGAACTGGGTTTGCAGGGAGAACCCCTCGAACTCGCCGACGCGTTGCCATTGCGTGACGATGTTTCGACGGACGAGATCACGCCGCTGCCGATCCTCACGCACTACGACGACCAACTGGGCCGCTACCCCTACACCGGCTTGAAGGCGGGCGAGGCATGCCCCATCGACACCGATGCCATCCGCGAATCGGGCATCGAGGTCGTGGTCGCGGGCAGGCGCTATGGCAAGGGCTCGTCGCGCGAGCACAGCCCCACCGCCGAGAAGGCGGCCGGCGTGCGGCTGGTCATCGCCGAAAGCTTCGAGCGCCTGTACCGGCAGAACGCCGACAACATCGGCCTGTTCACCTCGACCGACTTCGGGCTGGTCGCGCGCATCCGGGCGGGCGAGGCGATCCCGATCGAAGACCTGGTGGCCGGCCGCGACGCGTTGGCCACGATGATCCTCCGGAGCGGCGGGCTGCTGCGCTTCGGCCAACGATTCATGCGCGACATCAGGGTGCCGCCCGAGGCTCAGGACGCGCGCCCGCGCACCCTGTTCGAGAAGATCGTGGCGCGCCACGCGCTCGCCACCGAGCTGACGCAGGCGCATCCCGCGCCAGGCGACGGTGCCTTCGTGCGCGCCGACCTTCGATTCATCCACGAGTACTACACAGGCATGGCCGCGCACATGCTGCATGCCACCTTCGGCCGCCCGCTGGTGCTGCACGACGCCGATTCCATCGTCGTCTTCGAAGACCACACGTCCTATGTCGCGGAAAGCCCCGCGCACGTGCGTGGCGGCCTGGTGCCGAATGTGCACCGCATGGTCGAGGCGCAGCGCGAATTCGTCGCCGCCTACGGCTTGCGCTCGCACCGCACGCTGACGGAGGAACAGGCCGCAATGGACGACGGCACCAACGTGGCCGGCATCTCGCACGCCATGGTGGCGGAACACTATGCGCTGCCGGGCCAACTGGTGGTGGGCACGGATTCGCACACGCCGCACAGCGGCGCGCTGGGTTGCGTGGCCTTCGGCGTGGGAACCACGGACATGGCGAATGCCTTCGTGACGGGGGCGGTGCGGCTGACGGTGCCGCAGTCCTTGAGGATCGTGCTCGATGGCTCGCTGGCCCCTGGCGTGACCGCGAAGGACGTCGTGCTGCATCTGCTGGCGCTGCCCTTGGTGCGCGACGGCGGCGGGGTCGGCAAGGTGTTCGAGTTCACGGGCGAGGTGGTGCGGCGCATGACGACGGACGAGCGCGCCACGCTCACCAACATGACGGCGGAACTCGGCGGCTTCACCGGCCTGGTCGCTCCCGATGCCGAGACCGTGCGCTTCCTGCGCGAGCGCCGCGGCATCGATTTCGAAGTCGAGCCGTGGATGCACAGCGACGACGGCGCGGTCTACGCCAGAACGCTCCACGTCGACTGCACGCAGATTCCCCCCATGGTCGCCGCGCCGGGCGATCCGGGCAATGGCCTGCCGCTTGCGTCGGTCGGCCAGCGGGTGCCCATCGACATCGCCTACGGCGGCTCGTGCACGGCCGGCAAGCGCGAAGACTTCGACCACTACCACGCGGTGCTCCGGTGGGCGGCGGACCGCGGGCTCAAAGTCGCGCCCGGGGTGGACCTGTATCTCCAGTTCGGAACCACCGCGGTGCGCGACCACTGCATTGCGGCCGGCTACATGGATGCGTTCGAACGCGTGGGCGCCCGCATGCTTCAGCCCTCCTGCGGCGCTTGCGGCAACTGCGGACCGGGTGGTTCGGTGCGGGCCGACCAGGTCACCGTGAGCGCCATCAACCGCAACTTCCCCGGCCGGGGCGGACCCGGAAAGGTCTGGCTCGCCAGCCCGCCCACGGTGGCGGCCAGCGCGATTGCGGGCGAACTCGTTTCGTTTGCCGAGCTCCAGGCGCGCCATCCATGA
- a CDS encoding Bug family tripartite tricarboxylate transporter substrate binding protein: MRAHFLRKAISSLSFATALLATSLIAAAQTPNADRPIRLVVPLAAGSTVDAVARAVAPAFGRATGHPVVVENVVGAGGIPGTAQIVKAPKDGLTLGMVSSNHVINPGIYKTIPYDSMKDITPIAVLATVPVVLVVNNALPVKSVKELLAYAKANPSKLNYGSAGNGSVLHLAGELMVSETGIDMKHVPYRGTGPLITDLIGGQVQLAFVSISQVAPQIKAGALRALAVTTPARSAALPDVPTMMESGVPKYSFDAWVALIGPAGLPKPVVDSYAAAVQDALVSPEARNVIAGQGLTVLNTGPDLAPAFFESELVKHQKLVKQSGATLD, from the coding sequence ATGCGTGCACATTTCCTCCGGAAAGCCATTTCTTCCCTTTCATTTGCGACTGCGCTGCTGGCCACGTCATTGATCGCTGCTGCGCAAACCCCGAACGCCGACCGGCCGATACGGCTCGTCGTTCCGCTGGCCGCCGGCTCGACGGTCGATGCGGTCGCCCGCGCGGTCGCGCCGGCCTTTGGGCGCGCGACCGGCCATCCGGTCGTAGTCGAGAACGTCGTCGGCGCCGGTGGGATTCCGGGCACGGCCCAGATCGTGAAGGCACCCAAGGACGGGCTCACGCTCGGCATGGTGTCGTCCAACCATGTCATCAATCCAGGCATCTACAAGACGATTCCCTACGACAGCATGAAGGACATCACGCCCATCGCGGTACTGGCCACGGTGCCGGTCGTGCTGGTGGTGAACAACGCGCTGCCGGTGAAGAGCGTGAAGGAACTGCTGGCCTATGCGAAGGCCAATCCCAGCAAGCTCAACTACGGGTCTGCCGGCAACGGGAGCGTGCTCCACCTGGCGGGGGAACTGATGGTGAGCGAGACCGGCATCGACATGAAGCACGTGCCCTACCGCGGCACCGGACCGCTCATCACCGACCTGATCGGCGGGCAGGTGCAACTCGCATTCGTTTCGATCTCGCAGGTCGCCCCGCAGATCAAGGCCGGAGCGCTGCGCGCGCTGGCGGTGACCACACCGGCGCGCTCTGCGGCTTTGCCCGACGTGCCGACGATGATGGAATCGGGCGTGCCCAAGTACAGCTTCGACGCCTGGGTCGCGTTGATCGGTCCCGCGGGCTTGCCGAAGCCCGTGGTCGACAGCTATGCCGCGGCGGTGCAAGATGCCCTGGTGTCGCCGGAAGCAAGAAACGTCATCGCAGGCCAAGGGCTCACGGTGTTGAACACGGGGCCCGACCTGGCGCCAGCCTTCTTCGAGTCGGAGTTGGTGAAGCACCAGAAGCTGGTGAAGCAGTCCGGCGCCACGCTGGACTGA
- the leuB gene encoding 3-isopropylmalate dehydrogenase codes for MPAFRIAALPGEGVGPEIIAQARKVLEALEPLGFHAEVEEGAVGGVAFESHGSPLPDETLSVVRRADAVLFGTVGNPRFDHLARALRPERALLGLRRELGLFACLKEVVVPPDLARLSPLRTERVASTDLLVVRELNGDVYTGLPRGQRSAPDGAFEGQREGFDTMRYAEEEVRRIAHIAFDMARARRGKLASVDKANVLETSGLWRSVVSELAAQYPDVELTHLYADNALMQLIGRPASFDVILTGNLFGDLLSDAASVLTGSIGLPASAMLGDGAKGMFEAGHGTALDIAGRDVANPIACIRALGLLLRHSARRPDLSAVVEAAIRSVLGQGLRTADIQCSSTLLVGTARMGDLIADAVRSGSTPAITKH; via the coding sequence GTGCCCGCATTCAGGATCGCGGCACTGCCGGGCGAGGGCGTCGGACCGGAAATCATCGCTCAGGCGCGGAAGGTGCTTGAGGCCCTGGAGCCTCTCGGGTTTCATGCTGAAGTAGAAGAGGGCGCTGTTGGCGGTGTCGCGTTCGAATCGCATGGCAGCCCCTTGCCGGACGAGACGCTTTCCGTGGTGCGACGCGCCGACGCAGTCCTTTTCGGTACCGTGGGCAATCCACGGTTCGATCACTTGGCGCGTGCCCTGAGGCCGGAACGCGCATTGCTTGGCCTGCGGCGCGAGCTCGGGCTCTTCGCCTGCCTCAAGGAGGTCGTTGTTCCGCCGGATCTGGCGCGGCTCTCGCCCTTGCGCACGGAACGTGTGGCCAGCACCGACCTGCTGGTGGTGCGCGAGCTGAACGGAGACGTCTACACCGGGCTGCCGCGCGGCCAGCGCAGCGCGCCGGACGGGGCTTTCGAGGGACAGCGCGAAGGCTTCGACACGATGCGGTATGCCGAAGAAGAGGTGCGGCGAATTGCGCACATTGCGTTCGACATGGCACGCGCGCGGCGCGGAAAACTTGCGAGCGTGGACAAGGCCAATGTGCTGGAAACGTCCGGCCTCTGGCGTTCGGTGGTGAGCGAGCTGGCAGCGCAGTACCCCGACGTGGAACTCACACACCTGTACGCGGACAACGCGCTGATGCAACTCATCGGCCGTCCCGCGTCCTTCGACGTCATCCTGACAGGCAATCTCTTTGGCGATCTCCTGAGCGATGCGGCTTCGGTCCTGACAGGGTCAATCGGACTGCCGGCATCGGCGATGCTGGGAGATGGCGCCAAGGGCATGTTCGAGGCAGGGCATGGGACCGCCCTTGACATCGCCGGGCGGGATGTCGCGAATCCCATCGCCTGCATCCGCGCCCTTGGGCTCCTGTTGCGCCACTCCGCGCGCCGGCCCGATCTTTCCGCGGTGGTCGAGGCTGCGATACGTTCGGTGCTGGGCCAGGGCTTACGTACCGCGGACATCCAATGCAGCAGCACTTTGCTGGTTGGAACGGCGCGCATGGGTGACCTTATCGCCGACGCTGTAAGAAGCGGGTCGACGCCCGCCATCACCAAGCACTGA
- a CDS encoding glutathione S-transferase family protein, whose amino-acid sequence MITLHHCVSARSFRPLWMLEEIGVAYELKMMPFPPRALARSYLEINPLGTVPAMFDGSVRMTESSAICQYLAARFSPGKLDVGVDEPAFGAYLNYLHFGEATLTFPQTLVLRYLHFETGERRQPQVAHDYGKWFLARLRTLEPLLSEQAFLCVDRFTAADVSVGYALLLAQHLGLDQQFTPSVRAYWERLQTRPAYRRAMVAQNDAAISQGVPTIASPDIRAE is encoded by the coding sequence ATGATCACCCTGCACCATTGCGTGAGCGCACGTTCGTTTCGTCCCTTGTGGATGCTCGAGGAGATCGGGGTCGCGTACGAGCTGAAGATGATGCCGTTCCCGCCTCGAGCGCTTGCTCGGTCGTACCTGGAGATCAATCCCCTGGGAACCGTGCCGGCCATGTTCGACGGCTCCGTTCGCATGACCGAGTCGTCCGCCATCTGCCAGTATTTGGCGGCACGCTTTTCCCCGGGAAAGCTCGATGTGGGCGTCGATGAGCCGGCCTTCGGCGCCTACCTGAACTACCTGCATTTCGGGGAAGCGACCCTGACGTTCCCGCAGACGCTGGTGCTGCGCTATCTGCACTTCGAAACGGGCGAACGGCGTCAGCCCCAAGTGGCGCACGACTACGGCAAGTGGTTCCTCGCGAGATTGCGGACGCTGGAACCTCTCTTATCGGAGCAGGCGTTCCTTTGCGTGGACCGCTTCACCGCCGCCGATGTTTCGGTCGGCTACGCGCTGCTGCTGGCTCAGCATCTCGGCCTCGACCAGCAGTTCACGCCGTCGGTTCGCGCCTATTGGGAGCGCCTGCAGACGCGGCCTGCTTACCGGCGCGCGATGGTGGCCCAGAACGACGCCGCCATCTCGCAAGGCGTGCCCACAATTGCGTCGCCCGACATCAGGGCCGAATAG
- a CDS encoding tannase/feruloyl esterase family alpha/beta hydrolase, with product MMRYQIQSPPKRTGSAQFIRAIILTSLLALAACGGGGGHGAFNNVIGGTTPPPPPSTPAAPANLSCDDSMKTAFKPDSATSVLLVRQFKAGEPLLLSGTATASTPKAGADTCVVKLLVGPGNPGPAGAPSTTAGIGIEVWLPNASAWNERIRVYGNGGFAGSDETNLAKLGNGGSGSPIPVKAAAVAKGFVISTSDDGHFGSGGAFLMNPDASINTVGWKDFSERAIHELAAKTKLLAKAFYGKPYRYAYWDGFSQGGRQGLKMAQVFPDEFDGILAGAPAVNWVQLLHALVYPQVVMQRDLGAPIVTSKLAAVTTSAIHACGGAALGFLIDPFSCHYDPAKDAAALCSGVTGNTGVVGSNSGASCVSLAEATAINKMWYGQTKDGSAPDPAIEIDSAPVLSNSHRVWFGQTRGANLAALAGPAPLSIGTDQLALTLQDPTYATPDFVNAVSNGQDKWKTLSYGELADSTAKGLLLQTQFSNINTDNPDLSAFKARKGKLIMYHGLADNLIMPNGSVNYYSRVVDGMGGLAAVQSFYRFYLIPALSHTGAFVGALNEPLPQPASGRDEMFTNLQNWVEKGVAPDRIDVSSPNAAVSLPLCVYPKKITYSGSGDATTAGSFTCN from the coding sequence ATGATGCGCTATCAAATCCAATCTCCACCGAAAAGAACTGGCTCCGCACAGTTCATTCGAGCAATCATCCTCACGTCGCTCCTTGCGCTTGCCGCTTGTGGCGGCGGCGGTGGCCATGGGGCTTTCAATAACGTCATCGGCGGCACAACCCCGCCGCCACCGCCAAGCACACCTGCGGCACCAGCGAATCTTTCATGCGATGACAGTATGAAGACGGCCTTCAAGCCGGACTCGGCCACGAGCGTCCTGCTCGTGAGGCAGTTCAAGGCTGGCGAGCCTCTCCTCCTGTCCGGTACAGCCACGGCGTCTACGCCGAAGGCCGGTGCGGACACTTGCGTGGTGAAGCTGTTGGTCGGTCCTGGAAATCCGGGGCCGGCCGGAGCGCCTTCGACCACCGCGGGCATCGGCATCGAAGTATGGCTGCCCAACGCCTCGGCCTGGAACGAACGCATCCGGGTCTACGGCAACGGTGGATTTGCTGGCAGCGACGAGACGAACTTGGCCAAGTTGGGTAATGGCGGCAGCGGCAGTCCGATCCCTGTCAAGGCGGCAGCCGTCGCGAAGGGCTTCGTGATCTCCACATCCGACGATGGCCATTTCGGCAGCGGTGGTGCCTTCCTCATGAATCCGGACGCGAGCATCAATACGGTCGGGTGGAAAGACTTTTCCGAGCGCGCGATCCACGAACTCGCGGCCAAAACGAAGTTGCTGGCCAAGGCCTTCTACGGCAAGCCGTACAGGTATGCGTACTGGGACGGGTTTTCTCAGGGTGGCCGGCAGGGCTTGAAGATGGCGCAGGTGTTCCCGGACGAATTCGACGGCATCCTCGCGGGCGCTCCAGCGGTCAACTGGGTTCAACTTCTTCACGCACTGGTGTACCCGCAAGTGGTGATGCAGCGGGACCTGGGTGCCCCCATCGTGACTTCCAAGCTCGCTGCAGTCACCACAAGTGCCATCCATGCGTGCGGCGGCGCGGCCCTCGGTTTTCTGATCGATCCATTCTCGTGCCACTATGACCCTGCGAAGGACGCCGCTGCGCTTTGCAGCGGCGTGACCGGCAACACGGGCGTCGTCGGTTCCAATTCGGGCGCAAGCTGTGTCAGCCTCGCCGAGGCGACCGCGATCAACAAGATGTGGTACGGCCAGACCAAAGATGGCAGCGCGCCCGACCCTGCGATCGAGATCGACAGCGCACCCGTCTTGAGCAACAGCCATCGCGTGTGGTTTGGCCAAACCCGTGGAGCAAACCTCGCCGCGCTCGCCGGGCCCGCGCCCCTGAGCATCGGCACCGATCAACTGGCCCTCACGTTGCAAGATCCCACATACGCGACGCCGGACTTCGTCAACGCCGTGAGCAACGGCCAGGACAAGTGGAAGACACTGAGCTATGGGGAATTGGCGGACTCGACGGCGAAGGGACTGCTGCTGCAGACGCAGTTCAGCAATATCAACACCGATAACCCAGACCTCAGTGCTTTCAAGGCACGCAAAGGAAAGTTGATCATGTATCACGGGCTGGCCGACAACCTCATCATGCCGAATGGATCGGTCAACTACTACTCACGCGTCGTGGATGGCATGGGTGGGTTGGCGGCAGTCCAGAGCTTCTATCGCTTCTATCTCATCCCTGCGTTGTCGCACACCGGTGCTTTCGTCGGCGCTCTCAACGAGCCGCTGCCTCAACCAGCATCGGGGCGAGATGAAATGTTCACTAATCTGCAGAACTGGGTGGAGAAAGGAGTCGCGCCAGACCGAATCGATGTTTCGTCGCCCAACGCAGCTGTCTCCCTGCCACTTTGCGTGTATCCGAAAAAGATCACCTACAGCGGTTCGGGTGACGCGACGACTGCCGGCAGCTTTACATGCAACTAG